One window from the genome of Corynebacterium sp. SCR221107 encodes:
- a CDS encoding PH domain-containing protein, whose product MDEKNHPTLSDNEILGYVAADAALTTDKPWELVVESRRMKMWAWVLALVTVALHVFLALIVTVGDTGTGLTIADQWGYFLVGIIFAAIFYIGLSRPRVRANSDGVDVRNFLGSQFYPWTVIYGLNFPEGARMARLELPEFEYVPLWALQSADGMETVKAVDKFRELEGKYMPED is encoded by the coding sequence ATGGACGAGAAGAATCACCCTACGCTGAGCGACAATGAGATCTTGGGCTACGTGGCCGCCGATGCTGCCTTGACCACCGATAAGCCCTGGGAACTCGTAGTGGAAAGCCGTCGCATGAAGATGTGGGCCTGGGTGCTGGCGTTGGTAACAGTGGCGCTGCATGTCTTCCTAGCTCTTATCGTCACCGTCGGTGACACAGGCACCGGATTGACCATCGCCGATCAGTGGGGATATTTCCTCGTAGGTATCATCTTTGCCGCCATCTTCTATATCGGCTTATCCCGTCCACGCGTGCGCGCAAATTCCGATGGCGTCGATGTCCGAAACTTCCTCGGAAGCCAGTTTTATCCGTGGACGGTCATCTACGGGCTTAATTTCCCGGAGGGCGCGCGCATGGCGCGATTGGAGCTGCCGGAGTTCGAGTATGTGCCGCTCTGGGCTCTTCAGTCCGCCGACGGCATGGAGACCGTGAAAGCGGTGGATAAATTCCGCGAGCTTGAGGGTAAGTACATGCCGGAAGACTAG
- a CDS encoding gluconeogenesis factor YvcK family protein, whose protein sequence is MSEDSKSEMTNPEVPPAYTGALEEKPLGSIVSLGGGHGLFQTLRAVRQIPSEKITAVVTVADDGGSSGRIRRELGHVPPGDLRMALAALTPRDEDGKMWEAVLQHRFGGHGALAGHAAGNLLIAGLYEVLKDEVKALDVVAKLVQAEGRVLPVCDDPLDIAADVAGLDSDPRIMREVRGQVAVASTIGQVRRVKLYPENPKPCREVIEAINEADLITLGPGSWFSSVIPHLLVPGVVDAINASEGFKVVILNLTAEPGETSGFSAERHIHMLSQHAQGLKVNLILADSYAMPNQSDRQYLERAAMLLGATVAFHDLRQDDGKGLLTDRHDPAKLATALAYECQKARRIQL, encoded by the coding sequence ATGAGCGAAGATTCGAAGTCCGAGATGACGAACCCCGAAGTTCCCCCAGCATACACAGGTGCACTCGAAGAAAAACCTCTGGGAAGCATCGTGAGCCTTGGCGGTGGACATGGGTTATTCCAAACGTTGCGGGCAGTGCGTCAGATTCCCTCCGAGAAGATTACTGCGGTGGTTACAGTGGCCGATGACGGTGGTTCATCGGGTCGCATTCGCCGAGAACTTGGCCATGTGCCGCCGGGAGATCTGCGCATGGCACTCGCGGCGCTCACTCCTCGTGACGAAGACGGGAAGATGTGGGAGGCCGTTCTCCAACACCGTTTCGGTGGGCACGGCGCATTGGCAGGACATGCCGCAGGCAACCTGCTCATCGCAGGCCTGTACGAGGTTCTCAAGGATGAGGTAAAAGCCCTTGATGTCGTGGCTAAGTTGGTACAGGCTGAAGGAAGGGTGCTACCTGTTTGCGATGATCCGTTAGACATTGCAGCCGATGTGGCGGGTCTCGATTCCGACCCGCGCATCATGCGTGAGGTGCGCGGGCAAGTCGCTGTTGCCTCGACGATTGGACAAGTACGCCGAGTCAAGCTATACCCCGAGAATCCGAAGCCCTGCAGGGAAGTCATCGAAGCAATCAATGAGGCCGACCTTATTACGCTCGGCCCCGGCAGTTGGTTCTCCAGCGTGATCCCACATCTCTTGGTACCGGGGGTAGTCGATGCGATCAACGCCTCCGAAGGATTCAAGGTGGTCATCCTCAATCTCACCGCGGAACCGGGGGAGACCTCTGGTTTTAGTGCGGAACGCCATATTCACATGCTCAGCCAGCATGCGCAGGGGTTAAAAGTGAATCTCATCCTAGCGGACAGCTATGCGATGCCCAACCAAAGTGATCGCCAGTATCTCGAGCGCGCAGCAATGCTTTTGGGTGCTACCGTCGCTTTTCATGACCTGCGTCAAGATGATGGCAAAGGGTTACTCACTGACCGCCACGACCCGGCAAAGCTTGCGACCGCTTTGGCCTATGAATGTCAAAAGGCACGTCGAATTCAATTGTAA
- the ribH gene encoding 6,7-dimethyl-8-ribityllumazine synthase, which produces MSKEGLPQVDDIQAKGLRVGVVSSMWNEDICNNLHESAIATAREAGAEVVECRVVGALELPVVVQKLAQSCDAVVALGCVVRGGTPHFDYVCDSVTQGLTRIALDTGKPIGNGVLTTNDEQQARDRAGFPNSVEDKGAEAMTAALHTALLLRELS; this is translated from the coding sequence ATGAGCAAAGAGGGACTGCCACAGGTCGATGACATTCAGGCAAAGGGTCTGCGTGTCGGAGTAGTCAGCAGCATGTGGAATGAAGACATCTGTAATAACCTCCACGAAAGCGCTATCGCCACCGCGAGAGAGGCTGGTGCTGAGGTCGTGGAGTGCCGGGTCGTCGGGGCTTTAGAACTCCCGGTGGTTGTTCAAAAGCTCGCACAGTCCTGCGATGCTGTCGTTGCTTTGGGGTGCGTCGTCCGCGGTGGTACCCCGCACTTCGATTATGTGTGTGACTCCGTTACCCAAGGGCTTACCCGCATCGCTTTGGATACGGGCAAACCCATCGGAAACGGCGTGCTGACCACCAACGACGAACAGCAGGCCCGTGATCGTGCTGGTTTTCCCAATTCGGTCGAGGATAAGGGTGCTGAGGCAATGACCGCCGCCTTGCATACCGCTTTGCTGCTTCGAGAGCTCTCCTGA
- the ribD gene encoding bifunctional diaminohydroxyphosphoribosylaminopyrimidine deaminase/5-amino-6-(5-phosphoribosylamino)uracil reductase RibD yields the protein MTQQKAPGLDFSSLVAEVSATWGATVGVAVLAALEAGEEVKGNTSPNPPVGAALFDARGVLAVGATAPAGGAHAEINALTQLAEKGISPEGLSIAVTLEPCNHTGRTGPCSHALLEAGIAKVFYLTADTNPQAQGGAEFLREHGVEVTFIGVTVPTLQYWLASIRNHRPSVTVKWAHTLDGYIAAPDGTSQWITGEVARAFVHHDRAQRDAIIVGTGTVVADNPRLSARRGYDTAEAAAGTLYEHQPVRVVIGTRTLGHEFHLGMADGTSIIHASTIEQALQMLWETGARDVLVEGGAGLVSSFFEQGLVDFVQDYQAPALLGRGKSLSTWPYAQSMTEIVRFERIHTQVLGQDVMSLLAAVNDGRSSYAH from the coding sequence ATGACGCAGCAGAAGGCTCCAGGGCTGGACTTTTCCTCGCTCGTTGCCGAAGTCTCAGCCACCTGGGGTGCAACCGTGGGGGTTGCGGTCTTGGCGGCACTTGAGGCAGGAGAGGAGGTAAAAGGGAACACGAGCCCGAATCCGCCGGTGGGCGCAGCACTATTTGATGCGCGGGGCGTGCTCGCGGTGGGCGCGACTGCTCCGGCTGGCGGAGCCCATGCTGAAATCAATGCCTTGACCCAGCTTGCCGAAAAGGGAATCTCTCCTGAAGGCCTTTCTATAGCCGTAACTCTCGAGCCGTGCAATCACACGGGGCGAACCGGCCCATGCAGCCACGCGCTGCTGGAGGCCGGGATCGCGAAGGTCTTCTACCTTACTGCCGACACGAATCCGCAGGCGCAAGGTGGTGCCGAGTTTTTGAGAGAACACGGGGTTGAGGTGACCTTTATCGGTGTCACCGTCCCAACCTTGCAATACTGGCTTGCCTCCATCCGCAATCATCGCCCCTCGGTGACGGTGAAATGGGCGCACACCCTCGACGGATACATCGCAGCCCCAGACGGAACCAGCCAATGGATCACCGGTGAGGTGGCGCGCGCCTTCGTACACCATGACCGTGCCCAGCGCGATGCGATCATCGTGGGTACCGGGACCGTGGTGGCGGATAACCCGAGGCTGAGCGCGCGCCGCGGATATGATACGGCTGAGGCAGCCGCCGGCACGCTGTACGAGCACCAGCCTGTGAGGGTGGTGATCGGTACGCGCACCTTAGGACACGAGTTCCACCTAGGAATGGCCGACGGCACGAGCATTATCCATGCCTCAACGATCGAGCAAGCCTTGCAAATGCTGTGGGAAACGGGTGCCAGGGATGTTCTCGTCGAAGGAGGTGCCGGACTGGTGAGCTCATTTTTCGAACAAGGACTCGTTGATTTCGTCCAGGACTATCAGGCCCCAGCCTTGCTGGGGCGGGGAAAGAGTCTATCCACATGGCCTTACGCACAAAGCATGACTGAGATCGTGCGCTTCGAGCGGATCCATACTCAGGTTCTTGGCCAGGATGTGATGAGCCTTCTTGCCGCTGTCAACGATGGGCGAAGCTCCTACGCACACTGA
- a CDS encoding RsmB/NOP family class I SAM-dependent RNA methyltransferase, with translation MSNQPTENAGGFRSRSKAASKNSQASRGAGRSQQSRSKSNRGSGAGKRDQQRRDGSQPNTQRRPQHRDKRAGGAKPLPDGLRGIFIDVDLARAVAFDVIFRANEEGTYANLALPKLLNQEGLKRRDAAFATELTYGTLRNQGVIDAVLAACSSRPLDSIHPGVLAALRLGTYQLLYTRVEPHAAVDTSVRIVADIGQGQAKGFTNAILRSVTSKTPEQWLETLEPAGEIAALAFRHAHPEWIARSFAKILGLAELEGALDADSQRPKVHLVARPGEISAEELALITGGEEGQYSPYAVYLDSGNPGELDPVREGLAAVQDEGSQLIARSLVEAPVTGEDHGRWLDLCAGPGGKAALLGCLARIDGATVDAIEIQEHRARLIEKSVNGLPVRVHHADGRDSGLEPGFDRVLVDAPCSGLGALRRRPEARWRKQESDIAELNKLQKQLLSSAIELTRSGGVVVYSTCSPDLRETRGIVDYALENFPVEELDAHALVPNLPDAGEDKSIQMWPHRHGTDAMFFAVLRKK, from the coding sequence ATGAGCAATCAGCCTACTGAGAACGCGGGAGGCTTTCGTTCCCGCAGCAAAGCTGCCTCGAAAAACTCTCAGGCTTCGCGGGGGGCTGGGCGCAGCCAACAATCCCGGTCCAAGTCCAACCGTGGTAGCGGCGCCGGAAAACGCGATCAGCAGCGTCGGGACGGCTCACAGCCGAACACCCAGCGCCGTCCACAGCATCGCGACAAGCGGGCCGGCGGCGCCAAACCGCTTCCCGACGGGCTGCGCGGAATCTTCATCGATGTGGACTTGGCGCGTGCGGTGGCCTTTGATGTCATCTTCCGCGCCAACGAGGAAGGCACCTATGCCAACCTCGCTTTGCCCAAGCTTTTGAATCAAGAAGGCCTCAAGCGCCGGGATGCCGCGTTCGCTACGGAGCTGACCTACGGCACCCTTCGCAATCAAGGGGTCATTGACGCGGTGCTTGCCGCCTGTTCCTCCCGCCCACTGGATTCGATCCATCCGGGAGTGCTGGCAGCGTTGCGCCTGGGCACCTATCAACTGCTCTACACCCGCGTCGAGCCACACGCGGCCGTGGATACCTCAGTGCGCATCGTCGCCGATATCGGACAAGGCCAAGCGAAAGGTTTTACCAACGCAATCCTGCGATCGGTTACGAGCAAGACGCCAGAACAGTGGCTGGAAACACTCGAGCCGGCTGGCGAAATAGCCGCGCTAGCGTTTCGTCACGCCCATCCCGAATGGATTGCACGCAGCTTCGCCAAGATCCTCGGCCTTGCTGAGCTCGAGGGAGCTTTGGATGCTGATTCCCAGCGGCCGAAGGTACACCTCGTAGCGCGTCCAGGCGAAATCAGCGCCGAGGAGCTGGCGTTGATCACCGGCGGTGAGGAAGGGCAGTATTCGCCCTATGCCGTCTATCTTGACTCCGGAAATCCCGGTGAGCTTGACCCCGTGCGCGAGGGATTAGCCGCCGTGCAGGATGAGGGGAGCCAGCTCATTGCACGCAGTCTCGTCGAGGCGCCGGTAACCGGGGAAGATCATGGCCGTTGGCTTGATTTGTGTGCCGGACCGGGCGGCAAGGCGGCGCTTTTAGGGTGTCTAGCCCGTATCGATGGGGCCACCGTCGATGCCATTGAGATCCAAGAACATCGTGCGCGTTTGATCGAGAAGTCAGTCAACGGGCTTCCCGTGCGCGTCCATCACGCAGACGGACGTGACAGTGGGCTCGAACCCGGCTTCGACCGCGTGCTTGTCGATGCACCTTGTTCGGGTCTTGGTGCCTTACGCAGGCGTCCGGAGGCGCGCTGGCGCAAGCAGGAATCCGACATCGCGGAGCTCAACAAGCTGCAAAAACAACTGCTGTCGTCCGCGATTGAGCTCACCCGTTCCGGTGGTGTCGTCGTGTACTCCACCTGCTCCCCGGACCTGCGCGAGACCCGCGGGATCGTTGACTATGCTCTGGAAAACTTTCCCGTCGAGGAACTCGATGCCCACGCGCTGGTGCCGAACCTGCCTGATGCCGGTGAGGACAAGTCCATTCAGATGTGGCCGCATCGGCACGGCACGGATGCGATGTTCTTCGCGGTCCTGCGCAAGAAATAG
- a CDS encoding riboflavin synthase: MFTGIVEELGTVAGIEQLGDSIRLRVNATKVVSDVHAGDSICVSGVCLTVIEFDDAGFVADVMQESLDRSALGELVVGAPVNLERAMPVTGRLGGHIMQGHVDGVTTLLSREHSEHWDVLRFKLPSELARYVVEKGSIAISGTSLTVSAIGEDWFEVSLIPTTLAETILGGLTVGATVNVEVDVVAKYVEKMLANNS; this comes from the coding sequence ATGTTTACAGGAATCGTTGAGGAATTGGGAACCGTCGCCGGAATAGAGCAGCTTGGCGATAGCATCCGGCTGAGGGTTAACGCCACCAAGGTGGTTTCTGATGTACACGCCGGTGACAGCATTTGCGTCAGCGGCGTGTGCCTGACCGTTATTGAATTCGATGATGCCGGTTTCGTGGCGGATGTGATGCAAGAATCGCTCGACCGCTCCGCATTAGGGGAGCTCGTCGTGGGCGCTCCGGTCAACTTGGAGCGGGCGATGCCGGTAACCGGACGCCTGGGCGGGCACATCATGCAAGGCCACGTCGATGGGGTTACCACCTTGTTGTCCCGTGAGCACAGTGAACATTGGGATGTGCTTCGCTTCAAGCTTCCCTCAGAGCTTGCCCGCTACGTGGTAGAAAAGGGGTCGATCGCGATTAGCGGTACCTCTTTGACCGTCAGCGCCATCGGGGAGGATTGGTTTGAGGTCTCGCTCATCCCTACGACATTGGCGGAGACGATTCTCGGTGGCCTGACCGTGGGTGCCACTGTCAATGTGGAAGTAGACGTCGTGGCCAAGTATGTCGAAAAGATGCTTGCCAACAATTCTTAA
- a CDS encoding bifunctional 3,4-dihydroxy-2-butanone-4-phosphate synthase/GTP cyclohydrolase II translates to MTREEQASEKVRLDSVDEAIADIAAGKAVVVVDSEDRENEGDIIFAAEKATPELVAFMVRYSSGYICAPLTESDCDRLGLPPMTSKNEDARDTAYTVTVDAATGTTGISARSRAETIRRLANPDSVRADFTRPGHVVPLRAKEGGVLVREGHTEAAVDLARLAGLRPAGVLCEVVSEEDPTDMARLPELRRFADEHDLKLISIEQLRHWRLVHEVLVERGAETTLPTEFGTFRAFGYRSLVNGIEHVALVYGDPQGKEEVLVRVHSECLTGDVFASRRCDCGPQLHTSLKAIVDNGCGVLIYMRGHEGRGIGILAKLQAYHLQDEGDDTVDANLKLGHPVDAREYSVAAQILKDLGISSVRLLSNNPAKIDELNSFGVPVTERVPVEVEVTADNVNYLRTKRDRMNHVLPWVAAYDAEHAVKA, encoded by the coding sequence GTGACTAGAGAAGAACAGGCATCGGAAAAGGTGCGTTTGGACTCAGTAGATGAGGCCATCGCCGATATCGCCGCGGGGAAGGCCGTGGTGGTTGTCGATAGCGAAGACCGTGAGAACGAGGGCGACATCATCTTCGCCGCCGAAAAGGCCACTCCCGAGCTGGTGGCCTTTATGGTTCGTTATTCCTCCGGTTATATTTGCGCGCCGTTGACCGAGTCTGATTGCGATCGCTTGGGCCTGCCGCCGATGACCTCAAAAAATGAGGATGCTCGCGACACCGCATATACCGTCACCGTCGATGCGGCCACGGGAACCACTGGTATTTCGGCCCGTTCCCGCGCGGAAACCATCCGTAGGCTCGCAAACCCTGATTCCGTGCGTGCGGATTTCACTCGCCCTGGTCATGTTGTGCCGCTACGGGCGAAGGAAGGCGGCGTGCTGGTGCGCGAAGGTCATACCGAGGCGGCCGTCGATCTTGCTCGTCTCGCGGGGCTGCGCCCTGCGGGTGTGCTCTGCGAGGTCGTGTCGGAGGAGGATCCGACTGATATGGCGCGCTTGCCGGAGCTGCGCCGTTTCGCCGACGAGCATGACCTTAAGCTCATCAGCATCGAGCAGCTGCGCCACTGGCGGCTCGTGCACGAAGTCTTGGTAGAGCGGGGTGCGGAAACGACGCTGCCGACCGAGTTCGGCACCTTCCGCGCTTTCGGATATCGCTCCCTTGTCAATGGTATTGAGCACGTGGCTCTCGTGTACGGCGATCCTCAGGGCAAGGAGGAGGTCCTCGTGCGCGTGCACTCCGAATGCCTGACAGGGGATGTCTTTGCTTCCCGACGTTGTGATTGCGGTCCCCAGCTCCACACCAGCCTCAAGGCGATCGTGGACAATGGCTGTGGCGTGCTTATCTACATGCGCGGCCATGAAGGACGTGGCATTGGAATCCTAGCTAAGCTGCAGGCTTATCACCTCCAAGACGAGGGTGACGATACCGTCGATGCCAATCTGAAGCTGGGGCACCCGGTCGATGCCCGGGAGTATTCCGTTGCCGCGCAGATCCTCAAGGATCTGGGTATTTCATCGGTGCGCTTGCTGAGCAACAATCCTGCAAAGATCGATGAGCTCAACAGCTTTGGCGTTCCCGTGACGGAGCGCGTTCCGGTTGAGGTCGAAGTAACGGCCGATAATGTCAACTACCTACGCACCAAGCGTGACCGCATGAATCATGTGCTGCCTTGGGTAGCGGCCTATGACGCGGAGCATGCGGTCAAGGCCTAA
- the uvrC gene encoding excinuclease ABC subunit UvrC, which produces MADPTTYRPAPGTIPTTPGVYKFRDEYGQVIYVGKAINLRSRLSNYFQDLSVLHPRTRQMVTTAASVEWTVVGSEVEALQLEYTWIKKFDPKFNVKYRDDKTYPVLAVSVREDVPRAFFYRGPQRKGIRYFGPYSHAWAVRETLDLAVRVFPMRTCSKGVYHRHEQLGRPCLLGYIDKCSAPCVGRISLEDHREIVDGFVSFMSGHVDPVVREITAKMNTAAEELDFENAARYRDDLEAIRKITQQQAVVLGDGTDADFIAVAADELEASIQLFHVRSGRIRGQRGWVVELVDNSDSAMNDLVANFLVSFYSDAVEQEKSTRVSEDTHRMGQEAAGTAAGLANQRRGVDRYSHSEQAPMGTDARLATRGADKVVPKEVLIYDFEGKTSQLEQALSAIRGAQLSVRSPQRGDKKTLAETVYKNAVEALRQHKLKRVGDLTTRSQALKEIQEALDMDEAPLRIECTDISHIQGTDVVASLVVFEDGLPKKSDYRRYKIKEAAGDGHSNDVASIAEVTRRRFARYQEDKLAVPESSIDEESTFDDEQGEGNPAEKKRFAYPPQLFIVDGGQPQVNGAAEVLDELGVNDVVLIGIAKRLEEIWLPGEEDPLIFPRNSQALYLFQHIRDEAHRFAITFHRQQRSKRMRQSELDSVKGLGPSRRTALVKHFGSVKKLKEASVEEIQQVKGFGAGLATDVYAALHPENGTKYTAQESQRDSNES; this is translated from the coding sequence GTGGCTGATCCCACCACTTACCGGCCAGCGCCGGGTACCATTCCCACCACGCCCGGCGTGTACAAGTTCCGCGATGAATACGGACAGGTCATCTATGTGGGCAAGGCGATCAACTTGCGATCCCGCCTGTCCAACTACTTCCAGGACCTTTCCGTGCTTCACCCGCGCACCCGCCAAATGGTCACGACCGCGGCAAGCGTGGAATGGACGGTCGTGGGCTCCGAGGTGGAAGCGCTGCAGCTTGAATACACGTGGATCAAGAAGTTTGACCCCAAGTTCAACGTCAAATACCGCGACGATAAGACCTATCCAGTCTTGGCAGTATCCGTGCGTGAAGACGTGCCCAGGGCCTTCTTCTACCGTGGCCCGCAACGCAAGGGCATCCGCTATTTCGGGCCCTATTCCCATGCCTGGGCTGTGCGAGAAACCCTCGACCTCGCTGTGCGCGTGTTCCCCATGCGCACGTGTTCGAAAGGTGTCTATCACCGACACGAACAGCTCGGCCGTCCCTGCCTTTTGGGCTACATCGATAAGTGCTCGGCCCCCTGCGTAGGAAGGATCAGCCTCGAGGATCATCGGGAAATTGTCGATGGTTTCGTCTCGTTTATGTCCGGCCACGTTGACCCCGTCGTGCGAGAGATTACGGCAAAGATGAACACCGCCGCCGAGGAGCTGGACTTCGAAAACGCAGCCCGCTACCGCGATGACCTTGAGGCGATCCGCAAGATCACGCAGCAGCAAGCAGTCGTGCTAGGTGACGGCACCGATGCGGACTTCATCGCGGTAGCAGCTGATGAATTGGAAGCCTCCATCCAGCTATTCCATGTCCGCTCCGGGCGTATCCGGGGCCAGCGTGGCTGGGTGGTGGAACTCGTCGACAACTCCGACTCCGCCATGAATGACTTGGTGGCAAACTTCCTCGTCTCCTTCTACTCCGATGCGGTAGAACAGGAGAAATCCACCCGAGTCAGCGAGGATACCCACCGCATGGGACAGGAGGCGGCTGGCACGGCAGCGGGCTTGGCCAATCAACGCCGCGGCGTGGATCGCTATTCGCATTCCGAGCAGGCGCCCATGGGAACAGATGCGCGCCTTGCGACGCGCGGTGCCGACAAGGTGGTCCCCAAGGAGGTGCTCATTTACGACTTTGAGGGTAAGACCTCCCAACTGGAGCAGGCGCTCAGCGCTATCCGCGGGGCGCAGTTAAGCGTGCGCAGCCCTCAACGTGGGGATAAGAAGACGTTGGCTGAAACTGTGTACAAGAACGCGGTGGAGGCATTGCGTCAGCACAAACTGAAGCGAGTGGGGGATTTGACCACACGCTCCCAGGCGCTCAAAGAGATCCAAGAGGCCTTGGACATGGACGAGGCCCCGTTGCGCATCGAATGCACCGACATTTCCCATATTCAGGGCACCGATGTCGTTGCCTCCCTCGTCGTTTTCGAGGATGGTTTGCCCAAGAAGTCGGACTATCGCCGCTACAAAATCAAAGAGGCCGCGGGCGATGGGCATTCCAACGACGTGGCCTCCATCGCCGAGGTCACCCGACGGCGTTTCGCCCGCTATCAAGAAGACAAGCTTGCGGTGCCGGAATCAAGCATCGACGAGGAATCCACCTTCGACGATGAGCAGGGTGAAGGCAACCCAGCGGAAAAGAAGAGGTTTGCGTACCCGCCGCAATTGTTCATTGTCGACGGCGGACAACCACAGGTGAATGGTGCCGCCGAAGTCCTCGACGAGCTAGGCGTCAACGATGTTGTCCTGATCGGCATCGCAAAGCGCTTGGAGGAGATTTGGTTGCCGGGGGAGGAGGATCCGCTCATTTTTCCGCGCAATTCGCAGGCGCTCTACTTGTTCCAGCACATCCGCGACGAGGCACACCGCTTCGCCATCACCTTCCACCGTCAGCAAAGATCCAAGCGCATGCGCCAGTCGGAGTTGGACTCTGTGAAAGGGCTCGGCCCCTCGCGTCGCACAGCATTGGTCAAGCACTTTGGTTCGGTCAAGAAGCTGAAGGAGGCATCGGTGGAAGAAATCCAGCAGGTCAAAGGGTTCGGAGCAGGTCTTGCCACAGACGTCTATGCGGCCTTGCACCCAGAGAACGGTACCAAATATACCGCGCAGGAAAGCCAACGAGACTCCAACGAGTCTTAA
- the rapZ gene encoding RNase adapter RapZ: protein MNHDLHGDTHSKPAIPPVLITGLSGAGLSSAARVLEDMGWFVIQNLPPNYVLEFVENNAENELLKKKIAVVSDVRSMEYAGSLEDVIFALGRKGLKPIVLFMDARDDVLIKRFDNLRRIHPLQGQSTLIVGIRREREIMAGLRESADVVIDSSDLSVHDLRRAIEQNFSSIASKLMHVTVQSFGFKHGTPRDTDLMIDVRFLPNPFWVPELRPFRGVDRQVSDYVLSNDSAQDFLNNFMAMFTGMLSGFKHEGKKFITVSIGCTGGHHRSVAIVEELGRRLRETNVLDVSVVHRDITRN, encoded by the coding sequence ATGAATCATGACTTGCACGGCGATACCCATTCCAAACCTGCCATCCCGCCGGTACTGATTACTGGTCTTTCAGGCGCCGGTTTGAGCTCTGCCGCGCGCGTCTTAGAAGACATGGGCTGGTTTGTCATCCAAAACCTGCCGCCGAACTATGTTCTCGAATTCGTTGAGAACAACGCGGAAAATGAGCTGTTAAAAAAGAAGATCGCAGTCGTTTCCGATGTGCGCTCTATGGAGTACGCGGGCTCGCTCGAGGACGTGATCTTTGCCCTAGGTCGCAAGGGGCTCAAGCCCATCGTCTTGTTCATGGACGCACGCGATGACGTGCTCATCAAGCGTTTTGATAACTTGCGTCGCATACACCCATTGCAGGGACAAAGCACGCTCATCGTAGGTATTCGTCGCGAACGCGAAATCATGGCTGGACTTCGGGAAAGCGCGGATGTTGTCATCGATTCCTCCGACCTTTCTGTGCATGACCTGCGCCGAGCGATTGAGCAGAATTTTTCCTCGATCGCCAGCAAGCTTATGCACGTTACGGTGCAGTCTTTCGGTTTCAAACACGGCACCCCGCGCGATACCGACCTGATGATCGATGTGCGATTCCTGCCGAATCCCTTCTGGGTTCCAGAGCTACGGCCCTTCCGCGGGGTGGATCGCCAAGTCTCCGATTACGTCCTTTCCAACGACAGCGCCCAGGATTTCCTCAATAACTTCATGGCAATGTTCACGGGGATGCTGTCAGGCTTTAAACATGAGGGCAAGAAGTTCATCACTGTTTCCATTGGCTGTACTGGGGGACACCATCGTTCGGTGGCTATCGTGGAGGAACTCGGTCGACGACTGCGTGAAACGAATGTGCTCGACGTGTCAGTGGTACACAGAGATATCACTCGGAACTGA
- the rpe gene encoding ribulose-phosphate 3-epimerase, producing MTNASTTGRRAPIISPSILAADFSRLDRELEAVSHADWIHVDVMDGHFVPNLSFGADITKAVSRHTDKPLDVHLMIENPEKWVDNYINAGAHCVIFHVEATDDPLSLARYLRSQGVKAGFSLRPGTPIEPYLADLDEFDEVLVMSVEPGFGGQKFMPEQLDKVRTLRKEIDSRGLDVIIEIDGGISASTIEAAAAAGCDAFVAGSAVYGAEVPNDAVDTLRELATLA from the coding sequence ATGACTAACGCTTCGACCACTGGGCGTCGCGCCCCCATCATCTCCCCTTCGATCCTTGCTGCTGACTTCTCCCGGCTCGACCGCGAGCTCGAGGCAGTCTCGCATGCAGACTGGATCCACGTCGATGTCATGGACGGGCACTTCGTCCCCAACCTCTCCTTCGGCGCCGATATCACCAAGGCAGTGTCTCGCCACACCGATAAGCCGCTGGATGTGCACCTGATGATCGAAAACCCGGAAAAGTGGGTGGACAACTACATCAACGCCGGTGCCCATTGCGTCATCTTCCATGTCGAGGCAACCGATGATCCACTTTCGCTCGCGCGTTACCTGCGTTCCCAAGGGGTCAAGGCCGGATTTTCGCTGCGTCCCGGAACCCCCATCGAGCCCTACCTCGCCGACCTTGACGAGTTCGACGAGGTGCTGGTGATGAGCGTGGAGCCCGGTTTTGGCGGACAGAAGTTCATGCCGGAGCAGCTGGATAAGGTTCGCACCCTGCGCAAGGAGATCGATTCCCGGGGACTGGATGTGATCATCGAGATCGACGGCGGCATCAGCGCCTCGACCATCGAGGCCGCCGCAGCCGCCGGCTGTGATGCCTTCGTCGCAGGGTCTGCCGTCTATGGTGCCGAGGTGCCCAACGATGCCGTGGACACCTTGCGCGAACTAGCTACCCTGGCATAA